A single genomic interval of Helianthus annuus cultivar XRQ/B chromosome 6, HanXRQr2.0-SUNRISE, whole genome shotgun sequence harbors:
- the LOC110865289 gene encoding protein STRUBBELIG-RECEPTOR FAMILY 2, translating into MNCCCGLLFFSVFALLLLVPHSSAHTDVSDVKALQDLYTSFNSPPQLRGWKSSGGDPCEESWIGVYCVGSSIVQIKLNNMNISGSLGYELNNLHHLKQLDLSNNNIYGEIPYGLPLNLTHLNLACNNLSQYIPYSLSSMRNLRHMNLSHNFLNGPVGNVFTGLSSLRDMDLSYNEFIGDLPSSFATLKGLSKLYLQHNEFTGSVIFLASLQLTDLNIQDNHFSGIIPRQFQYIHNLWFGGNMFDKGENTPPWDFPFDSPPDQQNITAPPSTESSAVKNYPLPEPTKPKKKKIGKLVIFVGSGTLLIAFLLLLIVIWFCKCGRKLRIQESVKGSQHSLPLSITRDGSATVREVSPEVSVISSPSEIRHVPPVRTKVVRVNRRRSFAKKSKMRIGAKLYAEGELELATNNFNRSNFLGEGSLGSVFRAEFPDGQVFAVKCISTITLSMHEEQQFLEVIWNTSRLRHPNIITLHGYCVEPGKHMLVYEYARNLSLAHALHSEAYMPLSWGLRLKIALGIARALNYLHSTCVPPLAHGNLKAANVLLDEDLTPRISDCCLALLKPLTIKSAKPEVSEMEIGGMAPEHSQPVSGNQKDDIYAFGVLLLELLTGKKPFDGLEPKEENSLVQWASSRLHDNESLDEMVEPALRRTIPLKTLSKFAVLVSLCTQGDKGLRPTISEIMESLTNMTEEYRRMRREADADFDPYERSFRSTHSRFVGSPTVSCMSI; encoded by the exons ATGAATTGCTGCTGTGGATTGTTGTTTTTCAGTGTATTTGCGTTATTGTTGCTGGTTCCACACAGTTCTGCGCATACCGATGTTTCCGATG TAAAAGCTCTTCAAGATCTGTATACGTCTTTTAATAGTCCACCACAGCTCAGGGGATGGAAATCAAGTGGCGGTGATCCGTGTGAAGAATCATGGATTGGAGTTTACTGTGTCGGTTCTTCGATCGTCCAAAT TAAACTTAACAATATGAACATTAGTGGAAGCCTTGGTTACGAGCTCAATAATCTTCATCACTTGAAGCAACT GGATCTTAGCAACAACAACATTTACGGTGAAATTCCATACGGGCTGCCTTTAAATCTAACACACTT AAATTTGGCATGCAACAATTTAAGTCAATACATACCTTACTCGTTATCTTCGATGAGAAATCTTAGACATAT GAATTTGAGCCACAACTTTTTAAACGGGCCGGTTGGGAATGTATTCACGGGCCTATCATCTCTCAGAGACAT GGACCTGTCTTACAACGAGTTTATCGGTGACCTACCAAGTTCATTTGCAACACTTAAAGGCCTATCAAAACT GTACTTGCAGCATAATGAATTCACAGGATCAGTAATATTTCTAGCTAGTCTTCAACTAACAGATTT GAACATACAAGATAACCATTTTAGCGGTATCATTCCAAGACAATTCCAATATATACACAATCTGTG GTTCGGCGGTAACATGTTTGACAAAGGGGAAAACACTCCACCCTGGGATTTTCCTTTCGACAGTCCGCCAGATCAGCAGAATATTACCGCTCCGCCATCTACCGAGTCAAGTGCGGTCAAGAATTATCCTTTGCCTGAACCCACGAAGCCCAAAAAGAAAAAAATCGGCAAACTAGTCATTTTTGTCGGTAGTGGTACACTACTGATAGCATTCTTACTACTCCTCATCGTAATTTGGTTCTGTAAATGTGGTAGAAAGCTTAGAATCCAAGAAAGCGTTAAAGGTTCACAGCATTCTCTTCCACTCAGTATCACCAGAG ATGGTTCAGCTACTGTCCGTGAGGTGAGCCCAGAAGTCTCGGTTATCAGCTCACCGAGTGAGATACGGCATGTACCGCCAGTCCGTACGAAAGTTGTGAGAGTGAACAGAAGAAGAAGTTTTGCTAAGAAGAGTAAAATGCGGATTGGTGCGAAATTATACGCAGAGGGCGAACTGGAATTAGCCACAAATAACTTCAACCGAAGTAATTTTCTAGGGGAAGGATCTCTCGGGTCCGTGTTCAGAGCAGAATTCCCTGATGGACAA GTCTTTGCGGTCAAGTGCATAAGCACGATCACACTCTCTATGCATGAAGAACAACAGTTCTTAGAAGTGATATGGAACACATCGCGTTTAAGGCATCCAAACATCATAACACTTCATGGGTACTGTGTAGAACCGGGAAAACATATGCTTGTGTATGAATATGCAAGAAATCTCTCTCTTGCTCATGCTTTGCATTCTGAAGCATACATGCCTTTATCTTGGGGCCTTCGTCTCAAAATTGCTCTTGGAATAGCCCGAGCTTTGAA CTACCTGCACTCCACATGTGTGCCTCCTTTGGCTCATGGAAATCTAAAGGCTGCTAATGTCTTACTTGATGAAGATCTAACTCCTCGCATCTCTGACTGTTGTCTAGCTCTTTTGAAGCCCCTAACAATAAAGAGTGCTAAACCTGAG GTTTCTGAAATGGAAATTGGCGGCATGGCTCCTGAACACAGCCAACCTGTATCTGGTAACCAGAAGGATGACATTTACGCCTTTGGAGTGCTGCTCTTGGAGCTTTTAACTGGAAAGAAGCCTTTTGATGG ACTTGAACCAAAAGAAGAGAACTCGTTGGTGCAATGGGCATCTTCGCGGCTTCATGACAATGAGTCCTTGGATGAGATGGTTGAACCAGCCCTGAGAAGAACGATCCCTCTAAAAACACTCTCAAAGTTTGCTGTTCTTGTGTCCCTGTGTACTCAG GGTGACAAGGGACTGAGACCGACAATATCGGAAATCATGGAATCGTTGACGAATATGACAGAAGAGTACCGCAGAATGAGAAGAGAAGCAGATGCTGATTTTGATCCATACGAAAGATCTTTCAGATCGACACACTCGCGCTTCGTTGGATCGCCAACAGTCAGCTGTATGTCTATCTGA
- the LOC110944649 gene encoding uncharacterized protein LOC110944649, which translates to MSSPIHPAVTINNIKNSIPLILDSQTEHYNTWAELFVLHCKAYDVFDHLQPRESTTSSSTSKDSSDKDKNKTPAAKQTYLESWERIDSIVLQWIYGTISQDLMHTIMITNTTAYDAWCRLKNLFLDNQAARTITIQNKFFNTRLDQFPNMTEYCQNMKLLHDQLISLGSTISENQLVLHILTGLTDQYENISLILQQTQPLPDFYNTRSRLCQVEERKIAQAKVSAQTAGTALHTTTESTSRQPPENQAYHRSDNTAPTDQGCGRGRGRGRGHGPSSSSRG; encoded by the coding sequence ATGTCTTCTCCGATACACCCGGCTGTCACCATCAATAATATCAAGAACTCTATTCCCTTGATACTTGATAGCCAAACCGAGCACTACAATACTTGGGCCGAACTTTTCGTCCTCCACTGCAAGGCATATGATGTCTTCGATCACCTCCAACCCCGTGAATCTACCACCTCTTCCTCCACCTCCAAAGACTCCTCCGACAAAGATAAGAATAAAACACCGGCGGCCAAACAAACCTATCTTGAATCATGGGAACGTATTGATTCCATTGTTCTACAATGGATCTACGGTACCATATCTCAAGACCTCATGCACACCATTATGATCACTAATACCACCGCGTATGACGCGTGGTGCCGCCTCAAAAACCTGTTTCTTGACAATCAAGCCGCCCGTACCATCACCATTCAAAACAAATTCTTCAATACACGCCTTGACCAGTTTCCCAATATGACCGAATATTGTCAAAACATGAAGCTTCTACATGACCAACTCATTAGTCTTGGTTCCACTATATCCGAAAACCAACTGGTTCTGCATATTCTCACCGGCCTGACCGATCAATATGAGAACATCTCTCTCATACTTCAGCAAACCCAACCCCTCCCAGATTTCTACAACACCAGATCGCGCCTCTGTCAAGTCGAAGAACGGAAGATTGCTCAAGCCAAAGTATCCGCTCAAACGGCCGGTACCGCACTTCACACCACCACCGAATCCACCAGCCGCCAACCCCCTGAAAACCAAGCCTATCATCGGTCCGACAATACTGCCCCCACCGATCAGGGATGCGGCCGTGGCCGGGGCCGAGGTCGTGGTCACGGTCCTTCCTCTTCGAGTCGGGGTTGA